One window of Hypanus sabinus isolate sHypSab1 chromosome 18, sHypSab1.hap1, whole genome shotgun sequence genomic DNA carries:
- the LOC132407390 gene encoding torsin-1A-like: MTSQKATGRDCARVLGGPQQTCPVMEPKKWKLRLWFFCFPFVPGILCWEVAFPFRSMYCKLSDSCACAFQAKLDSLELDLCRHVYGQHIAQEVIVGAIRKFAENQAPLKPLVLSFHGWSGTGKSYVTSLLMRNLYRKGMKSIYVHQFVPTLHFPHAGQLHLYKEQLKTWIASNLSDCSRSVFIFDEMDKMHPGLIDAIKPFLGNSHVMYGTNYRKAIFIFISNAGGEQINQMVLEFWKNGKDREDIQLEDLESHISSAVFRNKNSGFWNSDIIHEELVDYFVPFLPLKQKHVKECVKSEMLSRGINPRNEIITEVVNSMNFFPEDEKLFSQTGCKTVSTKLDFSL, translated from the exons ATGACGTCGCAGAAAGCGACAGGCCGCGACTGCGCACGCGTATTAGGCGGCCCGCAGCAAACCTGCCCCGTTATGGAGCCGAAGAAATGGAAGTTGCGGCTGTGGTTCTTCTGTTTCCCCTTCGTTCCCGGTATTCTGTGCTGGGAGGTCGCGTTTCCTTTCCGCTCGATGTACTGTAAGCTCTCGGACTCCTGCGCCTGCGCCTTCCAGGCGAAGCTGGACA GTCTGGAACTTGATCTGTGCCGTCACGTGTACGGGCAGCATATAGCACAAGAGGTGATCGTTGGCGCCATTAGGAAGTTTGCAGAAAACCAGGCACCATTGAAGCCGCTTGTGTTGTCATTCCATGGCTGGTCAGGGACTGGGAAAAGCTACGTCACCTCGTTGTTGATGAGGAATTTGTACCGGAAAGGAATGAAAAGTATCTACGTGCACCAGTTTGTGCCCACCTTACACTTTCCCCATGCCGGCCAGCTCCATTTGTACAAG gAGCAGCTCAAAACGTGGATCGCCAGTAACCTGAGCGACTGCAGTAGATCGgtgttcatttttgatgaaatGGATAAGATGCATCCTGGTCTAATTGATGCGATCAAACCCTTCTTGGGAAACTCACATGTTATGTATGGAACAAATTATCGGAAggcaatatttatttttataag CAATGCAGGAGGCGAGCAGATCAATCAGATGGTGCTGGAGTTTTGGAAGAATGGCAAGGACCGGGAAGACATTCAGTTGGAAGATCTAGAGTCCCACATCTCCAGTGCTGTTTTCAGAAACAAAAACA GTGGGTTCTGGAATTCCGACATCATACACGAAGAGCTGGTCGATTATTTTGTGCCATTTCTACCCCTGAAGCAGAAACATGTGAAGGAGTGCGTGAAGAGCGAGATGCTTTCCAGGGGCATCAATCCTAGAAATGAGATAATCACAGAAGTGGTGAACTCCATGAACTTCTTCCCAGAGGATGAGAAACTGTTTTCTCAAACTGGCTGCAAGACTGTGTCTACCAAGCTGGACTTCAGCTTATAA